A genomic segment from Polyangium mundeleinium encodes:
- a CDS encoding RNA polymerase sigma factor — translation MQALALAFRPLAPPAQDPMAALLLAVGLGRRPVPLPRAEKPSPVQAVRPRPSPGMVASVAVARTDLEAERELCERARAGDRAALGQLLRRYGPILYRSVLLPRLGREALAQDALAETYARVVERFHQFQWQDAGVYPWLRVVGLRIAYDILRSRKRETLYEPDDLQREIDAAEADPQTNGEAELCEKRDLAEARARVEAALRSIHPRYAEAIRLRVLEERSREEVASALGVTVSTFDVVLHRALAALKKAIDVPRVAEGKLASREAPR, via the coding sequence GTGCAAGCGTTAGCCCTCGCGTTCCGTCCGCTCGCGCCGCCCGCCCAGGATCCGATGGCGGCGCTTCTGCTCGCGGTCGGGCTCGGTCGTCGTCCGGTGCCCTTGCCGCGCGCGGAGAAGCCGTCGCCGGTCCAGGCTGTGCGGCCGAGGCCGAGTCCAGGTATGGTGGCGTCCGTGGCCGTTGCGCGTACGGATCTCGAAGCAGAGCGCGAGCTCTGCGAGCGCGCGAGGGCCGGGGATCGCGCGGCGCTCGGGCAGCTCCTGCGTCGCTACGGGCCGATCCTCTACCGCTCGGTGCTGCTGCCGCGTCTCGGGCGCGAGGCGCTCGCGCAGGACGCGCTCGCCGAGACGTACGCGCGCGTCGTGGAGCGGTTCCATCAGTTCCAGTGGCAAGACGCGGGCGTCTACCCGTGGCTGCGCGTCGTGGGTCTGCGCATCGCGTACGACATCCTGCGATCACGCAAGCGCGAGACGCTCTACGAGCCAGACGATCTGCAGCGCGAGATCGACGCGGCCGAGGCCGATCCACAGACAAACGGCGAGGCAGAGCTCTGCGAGAAGCGTGACCTCGCCGAGGCGCGCGCGCGGGTCGAAGCGGCCTTGCGATCGATCCATCCGCGGTACGCCGAGGCGATCCGGCTGCGCGTGCTCGAAGAGCGATCCCGCGAAGAGGTGGCGAGCGCGCTCGGCGTGACGGTCTCGACGTTCGACGTGGTGCTGCACCGCGCGCTCGCAGCGCTGAAGAAGGCGATCGACGTGCCTCGCGTGGCCGAGGGCAAGCTCGCGTCGAGGGAGGCTCCGCGATGA